Proteins encoded within one genomic window of Deferribacter autotrophicus:
- the ald gene encoding alanine dehydrogenase, with amino-acid sequence MIIGVPKEIKPDENRVSITPAGVHELVKNGHKVLIEKNAGIGSGITDEEYIREGAEIVESADEVFENAEMIIKVKEPQPVEIEKFKEGQIIFTYLHLAPDERQTKGLIEKKVVAIAYETIEVKGKLPLLEPMSEIAGKMSSLMGAYYLAKPYGGRGVLAGGVAGVHSAKFVIIGGGTAGLNAAKIASGLGARVVVMDINLERMRYLEDILPANCEMLMSNKVNIENEIKDADVVIGTVLIPGAKAPKLITKEMITKMKKGAVIVDVSIDQGGCVETSRPTTHHDPVYEIDGILHYCVANMPGAYARTSTYALTNATLPFAIEIANKGWEKACKENESIKKGVNVAFGHVTCKPVAEAHNLPFKNIEDII; translated from the coding sequence ATGATTATTGGAGTACCAAAAGAAATCAAACCTGATGAAAATAGGGTTAGTATTACTCCTGCTGGAGTTCATGAACTTGTAAAAAATGGACATAAGGTTTTAATCGAAAAAAATGCTGGTATTGGCAGTGGAATTACCGATGAAGAGTACATCCGTGAAGGGGCTGAAATAGTTGAAAGTGCTGATGAGGTTTTTGAGAATGCCGAAATGATAATTAAAGTAAAAGAACCCCAGCCTGTAGAAATAGAAAAATTTAAAGAAGGACAAATTATCTTTACTTATCTACACTTAGCACCAGATGAAAGGCAAACAAAAGGATTAATAGAGAAAAAAGTAGTGGCTATTGCCTATGAAACAATTGAAGTTAAAGGAAAACTTCCTCTTTTAGAACCAATGAGTGAGATTGCAGGAAAAATGTCTTCATTAATGGGTGCATATTATCTTGCTAAACCTTATGGTGGAAGAGGCGTGCTTGCAGGAGGTGTTGCAGGCGTTCACAGTGCTAAATTTGTTATCATCGGTGGTGGAACTGCTGGATTAAATGCAGCTAAAATTGCATCAGGATTAGGAGCACGTGTAGTAGTAATGGATATCAATTTAGAAAGAATGAGATACTTGGAAGATATTTTACCTGCAAACTGTGAAATGCTTATGTCAAATAAAGTAAATATAGAAAATGAAATAAAAGATGCTGATGTTGTAATTGGTACTGTATTGATCCCTGGTGCTAAAGCTCCAAAACTTATTACTAAAGAGATGATTACAAAAATGAAGAAAGGTGCTGTAATTGTTGATGTAAGTATTGATCAAGGCGGTTGTGTTGAAACATCAAGACCCACAACTCACCATGACCCTGTATATGAAATTGATGGGATATTGCATTACTGTGTAGCAAATATGCCAGGAGCCTATGCAAGAACTTCGACTTATGCACTCACAAACGCAACCCTGCCTTTCGCCATTGAAATTGCTAATAAAGGGTGGGAAAAAGCATGCAAGGAAAATGAATCAATTAAAAAAGGAGTAAACGTAGCTTTTGGCCATGTAACCTGTAAACCTGTGGCAGAAGCCCACAATCTTCCATTTAAAAATATAGAAGACATTATTTAA
- the cas6 gene encoding CRISPR-associated endoribonuclease Cas6, with protein sequence MRFGARFILDKEPYFIPHDYRKHFLSLIKEAIKLSDIKLFEKFYGNNSKNRQKPFTFSVSFVSSDNQSEKGKIFLDSNKVTLHFSSFDPKVLINVYNGFVKLSKEKSLNYLGGSIQINRFFYKQRKLINSDRVTFKTLSPIVVRELKDKKGVGFIDCNHPDFKKNLFYNVKSIAKVFLDYDLKEDEFQIFDLRIKSKKVNIYGKEIANKGIFTVKAPVSILQLIYDAGIGAKRSQGFGMLEVIG encoded by the coding sequence GTGAGATTTGGTGCACGTTTTATTCTGGATAAAGAGCCCTATTTTATTCCTCACGATTATAGAAAACATTTCCTATCACTGATAAAGGAAGCCATCAAACTTTCAGATATAAAATTGTTTGAAAAGTTTTATGGAAATAATTCTAAAAATAGACAGAAACCTTTTACTTTTTCTGTTTCGTTTGTTTCATCAGATAATCAATCAGAGAAAGGAAAAATATTTCTTGATTCAAATAAAGTAACACTTCATTTTTCAAGCTTTGATCCTAAAGTTTTAATAAATGTTTACAATGGATTTGTAAAACTTTCAAAAGAAAAGTCATTAAATTACCTGGGAGGTAGTATTCAGATTAACAGATTTTTCTATAAGCAAAGAAAATTGATAAACTCAGATAGAGTAACTTTTAAAACATTATCCCCAATAGTTGTGAGAGAATTAAAAGACAAAAAAGGTGTTGGTTTTATTGACTGCAATCATCCTGATTTTAAAAAGAATTTATTTTACAATGTTAAAAGTATAGCAAAAGTTTTTCTCGATTATGATTTAAAAGAAGACGAGTTTCAAATCTTTGATCTTAGAATTAAATCAAAAAAAGTTAATATTTACGGCAAGGAGATTGCAAATAAAGGGATATTTACTGTTAAAGCTCCAGTTTCAATCCTTCAGTTGATTTATGATGCCGGAATTGGTGCAAAGCGTTCCCAAGGGTTTGGAATGTTGGAGGTGATTGGGTGA
- the cas8a1 gene encoding type I-B CRISPR-associated protein Cas8b1/Cst1 — MKEKTYLGDWLYNAGIVGFLRINQDFFYVKENNLISKDENLIKFGENFIEIDRKIFENFSQRFFDYSFQTYIKFYGHLNRLKSIKNNHLKQLEKAFKQNEEKSVSDLWKSILKIINQIDVKKKYGFSKAIPKALKNIEDAKKIIDEIIEYIANLPPEVKNKKAVDWFRANKFFQKNWLNSVSINTFKTKYEVPLIKNNLKNQTAGKGKDKIDLPCIVCYPHRSAKKDKKFSTSISNFAGLNADLINFIYMPQDRKVPNKIELPLCDICEIVYFLPVSLYSDTRIAIIRTL, encoded by the coding sequence GTGAAAGAGAAAACGTATCTCGGCGATTGGCTTTATAATGCTGGTATTGTTGGATTTTTGAGAATAAATCAAGATTTCTTTTATGTAAAAGAAAATAACCTGATTTCAAAAGATGAAAATCTAATCAAATTTGGTGAAAATTTTATAGAAATCGACAGAAAAATATTTGAAAATTTTTCACAAAGGTTCTTTGATTATTCATTTCAAACATACATAAAATTTTACGGACATCTGAATAGGCTTAAAAGTATAAAAAACAATCATTTGAAGCAATTAGAAAAAGCCTTTAAGCAAAATGAGGAAAAAAGTGTAAGTGATCTCTGGAAGAGTATATTAAAAATTATAAATCAAATAGATGTTAAGAAAAAATATGGGTTTTCTAAAGCTATACCAAAAGCGCTCAAAAACATAGAAGATGCAAAAAAAATTATTGATGAAATTATAGAATATATTGCTAATCTACCGCCTGAAGTGAAAAATAAAAAGGCTGTTGATTGGTTTAGAGCAAACAAGTTTTTTCAGAAAAACTGGCTCAACTCTGTATCAATAAATACCTTTAAAACAAAATATGAAGTTCCACTGATAAAAAATAATTTAAAAAATCAAACTGCTGGAAAAGGTAAAGATAAGATCGATCTTCCGTGTATAGTTTGTTATCCGCATAGAAGTGCCAAAAAGGATAAAAAATTTTCTACTTCTATATCAAATTTCGCAGGGTTAAATGCTGATTTAATAAATTTTATCTATATGCCTCAGGACAGAAAAGTTCCTAATAAGATAGAGCTCCCCCTTTGTGATATATGTGAAATTGTCTATTTTTTGCCCGTATCGCTTTATTCGGACACCCGTATCGCTATCATTCGGACACTTTAG